A genomic region of Macaca mulatta isolate MMU2019108-1 chromosome 5, T2T-MMU8v2.0, whole genome shotgun sequence contains the following coding sequences:
- the FGFR3 gene encoding fibroblast growth factor receptor 3 isoform X27, giving the protein MGAPACALALCVAVAIVAGASSESLGTEQRVVGRVAEVSGPEPSQQEQLVFGSGDAVELSCPPPGGGPMGPTVWVKDGAGLVPSERVLVGPQRLQVLNASHEDSGAYSCRQRLTQLVLCHFSVRVTDAPSSGDDEDGEDEAEDTAGAPYWTRPERMDKKLLAVPAANTVRFRCPAAGNPTPSISWLKNGKEFRGEHRIGGIKLRHQQWSLVMESVVPSDRGNYTCVVENKFGSIRQTYTLDVLERSPHRPILQAGLPANQTAVLGSDVEFHCKVYSDAQPHIQWLKHVEVNGSKVGPDGTPYVTVLKSWISESVEADVRLRLANVSERDGGEYLCRATNFIGVAEKAFWLSVHRPRAAEEELVEADEAGSVYAGILSYGVGFFLFILVVAAVTLCRLRSTPKKGLGSPTVHKISRFPLKRQVSLESNASMSSNTPLVRIARLSSGEGPTLANVSELELPADPKWELSRARLTLGKPLGEGCFGQVVMAEAIGIDKDRAAKPVTVAVKMLKDDATDKDLSDLVSEMEMMKMIGKHKNIINLLGACTQGGPLYVLVEYAAKGNLREFLRARRPPGLDYSFDTCKPPEEQLTFKDLVSCAYQVARGMEYLASQKCIHRDLAARNVLVTEDNVMKIADFGLARDVHNLDYYKKTTNGRLPVKWMAPEALFDRVYTHQSDVWSFGVLLWEIFTLGGSPYPGIPVEELFKLLKEGHRMDKPANCTHDLYMIMRECWHAAPSQRPTFKQLVEDLDRVLTVTSTDQEYLDLSAPFEQYSPGGQDTPSSSSSGDDSVFAHDLLPPAPPSSGGSRT; this is encoded by the exons ATGGGCGCCCCTGCCTGCGCCCTCGCGCTCTGCGTGGCAGTGGCCATCGTGGCCGGCGCCTCCTCGGAGTCCTTGGGGACGGAGCAGCGCGTCGTGGGGCGAGTGGCAG AAGTGTCCGGCCCGGAGCCCAGCCAGCAGGAGCAGTTGGTCTTCGGCAGCGGGGACGCTGTGGAGCTGAGCTGTCCCCCGCCCGGGGGTGGTCCCATGGGGCCCACTGTCTGGGTCAAGGATGGCGCAGGGCTGGTGCCCTCGGAGCGTGTCCTGGTGGGGCCCCAGCGGCTGCAGGTGCTGAATGCCTCCCACGAGGACTCTGGGGCCTACAGCTGCCGGCAGCGGCTCACACAGCTCGTACTGTGCCACTTCAGTGTGCGGGTGACAG ATGCTCCATCCTCGGGAGATGACGAAGACGGGGAGGACGAGGCTGAGGACACAG CAGGGGCCCCTTACTGGACTCGGCCCGAGCGGATGGACAAGAAGCTGCTGGCTGTGCCGGCCGCCAACACCGTCCGCTTCCGCTGCCCGGCTGCCGGCAACCCCACTCCCTCCATCTCCTGGCTGAAGAATGGCAAGGAGTTCCGCGGCGAGCACCGCATTGGCGGCATCAAG CTTCGGCACCAGCAGTGGAGCCTGGTCATGGAAAGCGTGGTGCCCTCGGACCGCGGCAACTACACCTGCGTGGTGGAGAACAAGTTTGGCAGCATCCGGCAGACATACACGCTGGACGTGCTGG AGCGCTCCCCGCACCGGCCCATCCTGCAGGCGGGGCTGCCGGCCAACCAGACGGCGGTGCTGGGCAGCGATGTGGAGTTTCACTGCAAGGTGTACAGTGATGCGCAGCCCCACATCCAGTGGCTCAAGCACGTGGAGGTGAATGGCAGCAAGGTGGGCCCCGACGGCACACCCTACGTCACCGTGCTCAAG TCCTGGATCAGTGAGAGTGTGGAGGCCGACGTGCGCCTCCGCCTGGCCAATGTGTCGGAGCGGGACGGGGGCGAGTACCTCTGTCGAGCCACCAATTTCATAGGCGTGGCCGAGAAGGCCTTTTGGCTGAGCGTTCACAGGCCCCGAGCAG CTGAGGAGGAGCTGGTGGAGGCTGACGAGGCGGGCAGTGTGTACGCAGGCATCCTCAGCTACGGGGTGGGCTTCTTCCTGTTCATCCTGGTGGTGGCGGCTGTGACGCTCTGCCGCCTGCGCAGCACCCCCAAGAAAGGCCTGGGCTCCCCCACCGTGCACAAGATCTCCCGCTTCCCACTCAAGCGACAG GTGTCCCTGGAGTCCAACGCGTCCATGAGCTCCAACACACCGCTGGTGCGCATCGCAAGGCTGTCCTCAGGGGAGGGTCCCACGCTGGCCAATGTCTCCGAGCTTGAGCTGCCTGCTGACCCCAAATGGGAGCTGTCTCGGGCCCG GCTGACCCTGGGCAAGCCCCTTGGGGAGGGCTGCTTCGGCCAGGTGGTCATGGCGGAGGCTATCGGCATTGACAAGGACCGGGCCGCCAAGCCTGTCACCGTAGCCGTGAAGATGCTGAAAG ATGATGCCACTGACAAGGACCTGTCAGACCTGGTGTCTGAGATGGAGATGATGAAGATGATTGGGAAACACAAGAACATTATCAACCTGCTGGGCGCCTGCACGCAGGGCG GGCCCCTGTACGTGCTGGTGGAGTACGCGGCCAAGGGCAACCTGAGGGAGTTTCTGCGGGCGCGGCGGCCCCCGGGCCTGGACTACTCCTTCGACACCTGCAAGCCGCCTGAGGAGCAACTCACCTTCAAGGACCTGGTGTCCTGTGCCTACCAGGTGGCCCGAGGCATGGAGTACCTCGCCTCCCAGAAG TGCATCCACAGGGACCTGGCTGCTCGAAATGTGCTGGTGACCGAGGACAACGTGATGAAGATCGCAGACTTCGGGCTGGCCCGCGACGTGCACAACCTTGACTACTACAAGAAGACAACCAAC GGCCGGCTGCCCGTGAAGTGGATGGCGCCTGAGGCCCTGTTTGACCGAGTCTACACCCACCAGAGTGACGT CTGGTCCTTTGGGGTCCTGCTCTGGGAGATCTTCACGCTGGGGGGCTCTCCGTACCCCGGCATCCCTGTGGAGGAGCTCTTCAAGCTGCTGAAGGAGGGTCACCGGATGGACAAGCCGGCCAACTGCACACACGACCT GTACATGATCATGCGGGAGTGCTGGCATGCTGCGCCCTCCCAGAGGCCCACCTTCAAGCAGCTGGTGGAGGACCTGGACCGTGTCCTCACTGTGACGTCCACCGAC CAGGAGTACCTGGACCTGTCAGCGCCCTTCGAGCAGTACTCCCCCGGCGGCCAGGACACCCCGAGCTCCAGCTCCTCAGGGGATGACTCCGTGTTTGCCCACGACCTGCTGCCCCCGGCCCCACCCAGCAGTGGGGGCTCGCGGACGTGA
- the FGFR3 gene encoding fibroblast growth factor receptor 3 isoform X2 produces MGAPACALALCVAVAIVAGASSESLGTEQRVVGRVAEVSGPEPSQQEQLVFGSGDAVELSCPPPGGGPMGPTVWVKDGAGLVPSERVLVGPQRLQVLNASHEDSGAYSCRQRLTQLVLCHFSVRVTDAPSSGDDEDGEDEAEDTGVDTGVDTGAPYWTRPERMDKKLLAVPAANTVRFRCPAAGNPTPSISWLKNGKEFRGEHRIGGIKLRHQQWSLVMESVVPSDRGNYTCVVENKFGSIRQTYTLDVLERSPHRPILQAGLPANQTAVLGSDVEFHCKVYSDAQPHIQWLKHVEVNGSKVGPDGTPYVTVLKSWISESVEADVRLRLANVSERDGGEYLCRATNFIGVAEKAFWLSVHRPRAAEEELVEADEAGSVYAGILSYGVGFFLFILVVAAVTLCRLRSTPKKGLGSPTVHKISRFPLKRQQVSLESNASMSSNTPLVRIARLSSGEGPTLANVSELELPADPKWELSRARLTLGKPLGEGCFGQVVMAEAIGIDKDRAAKPVTVAVKMLKDDATDKDLSDLVSEMEMMKMIGKHKNIINLLGACTQGGPLYVLVEYAAKGNLREFLRARRPPGLDYSFDTCKPPEEQLTFKDLVSCAYQVARGMEYLASQKCIHRDLAARNVLVTEDNVMKIADFGLARDVHNLDYYKKTTNGRLPVKWMAPEALFDRVYTHQSDVWSFGVLLWEIFTLGGSPYPGIPVEELFKLLKEGHRMDKPANCTHDLYMIMRECWHAAPSQRPTFKQLVEDLDRVLTVTSTDEYLDLSAPFEQYSPGGQDTPSSSSSGDDSVFAHDLLPPAPPSSGGSRT; encoded by the exons ATGGGCGCCCCTGCCTGCGCCCTCGCGCTCTGCGTGGCAGTGGCCATCGTGGCCGGCGCCTCCTCGGAGTCCTTGGGGACGGAGCAGCGCGTCGTGGGGCGAGTGGCAG AAGTGTCCGGCCCGGAGCCCAGCCAGCAGGAGCAGTTGGTCTTCGGCAGCGGGGACGCTGTGGAGCTGAGCTGTCCCCCGCCCGGGGGTGGTCCCATGGGGCCCACTGTCTGGGTCAAGGATGGCGCAGGGCTGGTGCCCTCGGAGCGTGTCCTGGTGGGGCCCCAGCGGCTGCAGGTGCTGAATGCCTCCCACGAGGACTCTGGGGCCTACAGCTGCCGGCAGCGGCTCACACAGCTCGTACTGTGCCACTTCAGTGTGCGGGTGACAG ATGCTCCATCCTCGGGAGATGACGAAGACGGGGAGGACGAGGCTGAGGACACAGGTGTGGACACAGGTGTGGACACAG GGGCCCCTTACTGGACTCGGCCCGAGCGGATGGACAAGAAGCTGCTGGCTGTGCCGGCCGCCAACACCGTCCGCTTCCGCTGCCCGGCTGCCGGCAACCCCACTCCCTCCATCTCCTGGCTGAAGAATGGCAAGGAGTTCCGCGGCGAGCACCGCATTGGCGGCATCAAG CTTCGGCACCAGCAGTGGAGCCTGGTCATGGAAAGCGTGGTGCCCTCGGACCGCGGCAACTACACCTGCGTGGTGGAGAACAAGTTTGGCAGCATCCGGCAGACATACACGCTGGACGTGCTGG AGCGCTCCCCGCACCGGCCCATCCTGCAGGCGGGGCTGCCGGCCAACCAGACGGCGGTGCTGGGCAGCGATGTGGAGTTTCACTGCAAGGTGTACAGTGATGCGCAGCCCCACATCCAGTGGCTCAAGCACGTGGAGGTGAATGGCAGCAAGGTGGGCCCCGACGGCACACCCTACGTCACCGTGCTCAAG TCCTGGATCAGTGAGAGTGTGGAGGCCGACGTGCGCCTCCGCCTGGCCAATGTGTCGGAGCGGGACGGGGGCGAGTACCTCTGTCGAGCCACCAATTTCATAGGCGTGGCCGAGAAGGCCTTTTGGCTGAGCGTTCACAGGCCCCGAGCAG CTGAGGAGGAGCTGGTGGAGGCTGACGAGGCGGGCAGTGTGTACGCAGGCATCCTCAGCTACGGGGTGGGCTTCTTCCTGTTCATCCTGGTGGTGGCGGCTGTGACGCTCTGCCGCCTGCGCAGCACCCCCAAGAAAGGCCTGGGCTCCCCCACCGTGCACAAGATCTCCCGCTTCCCACTCAAGCGACAG CAGGTGTCCCTGGAGTCCAACGCGTCCATGAGCTCCAACACACCGCTGGTGCGCATCGCAAGGCTGTCCTCAGGGGAGGGTCCCACGCTGGCCAATGTCTCCGAGCTTGAGCTGCCTGCTGACCCCAAATGGGAGCTGTCTCGGGCCCG GCTGACCCTGGGCAAGCCCCTTGGGGAGGGCTGCTTCGGCCAGGTGGTCATGGCGGAGGCTATCGGCATTGACAAGGACCGGGCCGCCAAGCCTGTCACCGTAGCCGTGAAGATGCTGAAAG ATGATGCCACTGACAAGGACCTGTCAGACCTGGTGTCTGAGATGGAGATGATGAAGATGATTGGGAAACACAAGAACATTATCAACCTGCTGGGCGCCTGCACGCAGGGCG GGCCCCTGTACGTGCTGGTGGAGTACGCGGCCAAGGGCAACCTGAGGGAGTTTCTGCGGGCGCGGCGGCCCCCGGGCCTGGACTACTCCTTCGACACCTGCAAGCCGCCTGAGGAGCAACTCACCTTCAAGGACCTGGTGTCCTGTGCCTACCAGGTGGCCCGAGGCATGGAGTACCTCGCCTCCCAGAAG TGCATCCACAGGGACCTGGCTGCTCGAAATGTGCTGGTGACCGAGGACAACGTGATGAAGATCGCAGACTTCGGGCTGGCCCGCGACGTGCACAACCTTGACTACTACAAGAAGACAACCAAC GGCCGGCTGCCCGTGAAGTGGATGGCGCCTGAGGCCCTGTTTGACCGAGTCTACACCCACCAGAGTGACGT CTGGTCCTTTGGGGTCCTGCTCTGGGAGATCTTCACGCTGGGGGGCTCTCCGTACCCCGGCATCCCTGTGGAGGAGCTCTTCAAGCTGCTGAAGGAGGGTCACCGGATGGACAAGCCGGCCAACTGCACACACGACCT GTACATGATCATGCGGGAGTGCTGGCATGCTGCGCCCTCCCAGAGGCCCACCTTCAAGCAGCTGGTGGAGGACCTGGACCGTGTCCTCACTGTGACGTCCACCGAC GAGTACCTGGACCTGTCAGCGCCCTTCGAGCAGTACTCCCCCGGCGGCCAGGACACCCCGAGCTCCAGCTCCTCAGGGGATGACTCCGTGTTTGCCCACGACCTGCTGCCCCCGGCCCCACCCAGCAGTGGGGGCTCGCGGACGTGA
- the FGFR3 gene encoding fibroblast growth factor receptor 3 isoform X30, with protein MGAPACALALCVAVAIVAGASSESLGTEQRVVGRVAEVSGPEPSQQEQLVFGSGDAVELSCPPPGGGPMGPTVWVKDGAGLVPSERVLVGPQRLQVLNASHEDSGAYSCRQRLTQLVLCHFSVRVTDAPSSGDDEDGEDEAEDTGAPYWTRPERMDKKLLAVPAANTVRFRCPAAGNPTPSISWLKNGKEFRGEHRIGGIKLRHQQWSLVMESVVPSDRGNYTCVVENKFGSIRQTYTLDVLERSPHRPILQAGLPANQTAVLGSDVEFHCKVYSDAQPHIQWLKHVEVNGSKVGPDGTPYVTVLKSWISESVEADVRLRLANVSERDGGEYLCRATNFIGVAEKAFWLSVHRPRAAEEELVEADEAGSVYAGILSYGVGFFLFILVVAAVTLCRLRSTPKKGLGSPTVHKISRFPLKRQQVSLESNASMSSNTPLVRIARLSSGEGPTLANVSELELPADPKWELSRARLTLGKPLGEGCFGQVVMAEAIGIDKDRAAKPVTVAVKMLKDDATDKDLSDLVSEMEMMKMIGKHKNIINLLGACTQGGPLYVLVEYAAKGNLREFLRARRPPGLDYSFDTCKPPEEQLTFKDLVSCAYQVARGMEYLASQKCIHRDLAARNVLVTEDNVMKIADFGLARDVHNLDYYKKTTNGRLPVKWMAPEALFDRVYTHQSDVWSFGVLLWEIFTLGGSPYPGIPVEELFKLLKEGHRMDKPANCTHDLYMIMRECWHAAPSQRPTFKQLVEDLDRVLTVTSTDEYLDLSAPFEQYSPGGQDTPSSSSSGDDSVFAHDLLPPAPPSSGGSRT; from the exons ATGGGCGCCCCTGCCTGCGCCCTCGCGCTCTGCGTGGCAGTGGCCATCGTGGCCGGCGCCTCCTCGGAGTCCTTGGGGACGGAGCAGCGCGTCGTGGGGCGAGTGGCAG AAGTGTCCGGCCCGGAGCCCAGCCAGCAGGAGCAGTTGGTCTTCGGCAGCGGGGACGCTGTGGAGCTGAGCTGTCCCCCGCCCGGGGGTGGTCCCATGGGGCCCACTGTCTGGGTCAAGGATGGCGCAGGGCTGGTGCCCTCGGAGCGTGTCCTGGTGGGGCCCCAGCGGCTGCAGGTGCTGAATGCCTCCCACGAGGACTCTGGGGCCTACAGCTGCCGGCAGCGGCTCACACAGCTCGTACTGTGCCACTTCAGTGTGCGGGTGACAG ATGCTCCATCCTCGGGAGATGACGAAGACGGGGAGGACGAGGCTGAGGACACAG GGGCCCCTTACTGGACTCGGCCCGAGCGGATGGACAAGAAGCTGCTGGCTGTGCCGGCCGCCAACACCGTCCGCTTCCGCTGCCCGGCTGCCGGCAACCCCACTCCCTCCATCTCCTGGCTGAAGAATGGCAAGGAGTTCCGCGGCGAGCACCGCATTGGCGGCATCAAG CTTCGGCACCAGCAGTGGAGCCTGGTCATGGAAAGCGTGGTGCCCTCGGACCGCGGCAACTACACCTGCGTGGTGGAGAACAAGTTTGGCAGCATCCGGCAGACATACACGCTGGACGTGCTGG AGCGCTCCCCGCACCGGCCCATCCTGCAGGCGGGGCTGCCGGCCAACCAGACGGCGGTGCTGGGCAGCGATGTGGAGTTTCACTGCAAGGTGTACAGTGATGCGCAGCCCCACATCCAGTGGCTCAAGCACGTGGAGGTGAATGGCAGCAAGGTGGGCCCCGACGGCACACCCTACGTCACCGTGCTCAAG TCCTGGATCAGTGAGAGTGTGGAGGCCGACGTGCGCCTCCGCCTGGCCAATGTGTCGGAGCGGGACGGGGGCGAGTACCTCTGTCGAGCCACCAATTTCATAGGCGTGGCCGAGAAGGCCTTTTGGCTGAGCGTTCACAGGCCCCGAGCAG CTGAGGAGGAGCTGGTGGAGGCTGACGAGGCGGGCAGTGTGTACGCAGGCATCCTCAGCTACGGGGTGGGCTTCTTCCTGTTCATCCTGGTGGTGGCGGCTGTGACGCTCTGCCGCCTGCGCAGCACCCCCAAGAAAGGCCTGGGCTCCCCCACCGTGCACAAGATCTCCCGCTTCCCACTCAAGCGACAG CAGGTGTCCCTGGAGTCCAACGCGTCCATGAGCTCCAACACACCGCTGGTGCGCATCGCAAGGCTGTCCTCAGGGGAGGGTCCCACGCTGGCCAATGTCTCCGAGCTTGAGCTGCCTGCTGACCCCAAATGGGAGCTGTCTCGGGCCCG GCTGACCCTGGGCAAGCCCCTTGGGGAGGGCTGCTTCGGCCAGGTGGTCATGGCGGAGGCTATCGGCATTGACAAGGACCGGGCCGCCAAGCCTGTCACCGTAGCCGTGAAGATGCTGAAAG ATGATGCCACTGACAAGGACCTGTCAGACCTGGTGTCTGAGATGGAGATGATGAAGATGATTGGGAAACACAAGAACATTATCAACCTGCTGGGCGCCTGCACGCAGGGCG GGCCCCTGTACGTGCTGGTGGAGTACGCGGCCAAGGGCAACCTGAGGGAGTTTCTGCGGGCGCGGCGGCCCCCGGGCCTGGACTACTCCTTCGACACCTGCAAGCCGCCTGAGGAGCAACTCACCTTCAAGGACCTGGTGTCCTGTGCCTACCAGGTGGCCCGAGGCATGGAGTACCTCGCCTCCCAGAAG TGCATCCACAGGGACCTGGCTGCTCGAAATGTGCTGGTGACCGAGGACAACGTGATGAAGATCGCAGACTTCGGGCTGGCCCGCGACGTGCACAACCTTGACTACTACAAGAAGACAACCAAC GGCCGGCTGCCCGTGAAGTGGATGGCGCCTGAGGCCCTGTTTGACCGAGTCTACACCCACCAGAGTGACGT CTGGTCCTTTGGGGTCCTGCTCTGGGAGATCTTCACGCTGGGGGGCTCTCCGTACCCCGGCATCCCTGTGGAGGAGCTCTTCAAGCTGCTGAAGGAGGGTCACCGGATGGACAAGCCGGCCAACTGCACACACGACCT GTACATGATCATGCGGGAGTGCTGGCATGCTGCGCCCTCCCAGAGGCCCACCTTCAAGCAGCTGGTGGAGGACCTGGACCGTGTCCTCACTGTGACGTCCACCGAC GAGTACCTGGACCTGTCAGCGCCCTTCGAGCAGTACTCCCCCGGCGGCCAGGACACCCCGAGCTCCAGCTCCTCAGGGGATGACTCCGTGTTTGCCCACGACCTGCTGCCCCCGGCCCCACCCAGCAGTGGGGGCTCGCGGACGTGA
- the FGFR3 gene encoding fibroblast growth factor receptor 3 isoform X1 → MGAPACALALCVAVAIVAGASSESLGTEQRVVGRVAEVSGPEPSQQEQLVFGSGDAVELSCPPPGGGPMGPTVWVKDGAGLVPSERVLVGPQRLQVLNASHEDSGAYSCRQRLTQLVLCHFSVRVTDAPSSGDDEDGEDEAEDTGVDTGVDTGAPYWTRPERMDKKLLAVPAANTVRFRCPAAGNPTPSISWLKNGKEFRGEHRIGGIKLRHQQWSLVMESVVPSDRGNYTCVVENKFGSIRQTYTLDVLERSPHRPILQAGLPANQTAVLGSDVEFHCKVYSDAQPHIQWLKHVEVNGSKVGPDGTPYVTVLKSWISESVEADVRLRLANVSERDGGEYLCRATNFIGVAEKAFWLSVHRPRAAEEELVEADEAGSVYAGILSYGVGFFLFILVVAAVTLCRLRSTPKKGLGSPTVHKISRFPLKRQQVSLESNASMSSNTPLVRIARLSSGEGPTLANVSELELPADPKWELSRARLTLGKPLGEGCFGQVVMAEAIGIDKDRAAKPVTVAVKMLKDDATDKDLSDLVSEMEMMKMIGKHKNIINLLGACTQGGPLYVLVEYAAKGNLREFLRARRPPGLDYSFDTCKPPEEQLTFKDLVSCAYQVARGMEYLASQKCIHRDLAARNVLVTEDNVMKIADFGLARDVHNLDYYKKTTNGRLPVKWMAPEALFDRVYTHQSDVWSFGVLLWEIFTLGGSPYPGIPVEELFKLLKEGHRMDKPANCTHDLYMIMRECWHAAPSQRPTFKQLVEDLDRVLTVTSTDQEYLDLSAPFEQYSPGGQDTPSSSSSGDDSVFAHDLLPPAPPSSGGSRT, encoded by the exons ATGGGCGCCCCTGCCTGCGCCCTCGCGCTCTGCGTGGCAGTGGCCATCGTGGCCGGCGCCTCCTCGGAGTCCTTGGGGACGGAGCAGCGCGTCGTGGGGCGAGTGGCAG AAGTGTCCGGCCCGGAGCCCAGCCAGCAGGAGCAGTTGGTCTTCGGCAGCGGGGACGCTGTGGAGCTGAGCTGTCCCCCGCCCGGGGGTGGTCCCATGGGGCCCACTGTCTGGGTCAAGGATGGCGCAGGGCTGGTGCCCTCGGAGCGTGTCCTGGTGGGGCCCCAGCGGCTGCAGGTGCTGAATGCCTCCCACGAGGACTCTGGGGCCTACAGCTGCCGGCAGCGGCTCACACAGCTCGTACTGTGCCACTTCAGTGTGCGGGTGACAG ATGCTCCATCCTCGGGAGATGACGAAGACGGGGAGGACGAGGCTGAGGACACAGGTGTGGACACAGGTGTGGACACAG GGGCCCCTTACTGGACTCGGCCCGAGCGGATGGACAAGAAGCTGCTGGCTGTGCCGGCCGCCAACACCGTCCGCTTCCGCTGCCCGGCTGCCGGCAACCCCACTCCCTCCATCTCCTGGCTGAAGAATGGCAAGGAGTTCCGCGGCGAGCACCGCATTGGCGGCATCAAG CTTCGGCACCAGCAGTGGAGCCTGGTCATGGAAAGCGTGGTGCCCTCGGACCGCGGCAACTACACCTGCGTGGTGGAGAACAAGTTTGGCAGCATCCGGCAGACATACACGCTGGACGTGCTGG AGCGCTCCCCGCACCGGCCCATCCTGCAGGCGGGGCTGCCGGCCAACCAGACGGCGGTGCTGGGCAGCGATGTGGAGTTTCACTGCAAGGTGTACAGTGATGCGCAGCCCCACATCCAGTGGCTCAAGCACGTGGAGGTGAATGGCAGCAAGGTGGGCCCCGACGGCACACCCTACGTCACCGTGCTCAAG TCCTGGATCAGTGAGAGTGTGGAGGCCGACGTGCGCCTCCGCCTGGCCAATGTGTCGGAGCGGGACGGGGGCGAGTACCTCTGTCGAGCCACCAATTTCATAGGCGTGGCCGAGAAGGCCTTTTGGCTGAGCGTTCACAGGCCCCGAGCAG CTGAGGAGGAGCTGGTGGAGGCTGACGAGGCGGGCAGTGTGTACGCAGGCATCCTCAGCTACGGGGTGGGCTTCTTCCTGTTCATCCTGGTGGTGGCGGCTGTGACGCTCTGCCGCCTGCGCAGCACCCCCAAGAAAGGCCTGGGCTCCCCCACCGTGCACAAGATCTCCCGCTTCCCACTCAAGCGACAG CAGGTGTCCCTGGAGTCCAACGCGTCCATGAGCTCCAACACACCGCTGGTGCGCATCGCAAGGCTGTCCTCAGGGGAGGGTCCCACGCTGGCCAATGTCTCCGAGCTTGAGCTGCCTGCTGACCCCAAATGGGAGCTGTCTCGGGCCCG GCTGACCCTGGGCAAGCCCCTTGGGGAGGGCTGCTTCGGCCAGGTGGTCATGGCGGAGGCTATCGGCATTGACAAGGACCGGGCCGCCAAGCCTGTCACCGTAGCCGTGAAGATGCTGAAAG ATGATGCCACTGACAAGGACCTGTCAGACCTGGTGTCTGAGATGGAGATGATGAAGATGATTGGGAAACACAAGAACATTATCAACCTGCTGGGCGCCTGCACGCAGGGCG GGCCCCTGTACGTGCTGGTGGAGTACGCGGCCAAGGGCAACCTGAGGGAGTTTCTGCGGGCGCGGCGGCCCCCGGGCCTGGACTACTCCTTCGACACCTGCAAGCCGCCTGAGGAGCAACTCACCTTCAAGGACCTGGTGTCCTGTGCCTACCAGGTGGCCCGAGGCATGGAGTACCTCGCCTCCCAGAAG TGCATCCACAGGGACCTGGCTGCTCGAAATGTGCTGGTGACCGAGGACAACGTGATGAAGATCGCAGACTTCGGGCTGGCCCGCGACGTGCACAACCTTGACTACTACAAGAAGACAACCAAC GGCCGGCTGCCCGTGAAGTGGATGGCGCCTGAGGCCCTGTTTGACCGAGTCTACACCCACCAGAGTGACGT CTGGTCCTTTGGGGTCCTGCTCTGGGAGATCTTCACGCTGGGGGGCTCTCCGTACCCCGGCATCCCTGTGGAGGAGCTCTTCAAGCTGCTGAAGGAGGGTCACCGGATGGACAAGCCGGCCAACTGCACACACGACCT GTACATGATCATGCGGGAGTGCTGGCATGCTGCGCCCTCCCAGAGGCCCACCTTCAAGCAGCTGGTGGAGGACCTGGACCGTGTCCTCACTGTGACGTCCACCGAC CAGGAGTACCTGGACCTGTCAGCGCCCTTCGAGCAGTACTCCCCCGGCGGCCAGGACACCCCGAGCTCCAGCTCCTCAGGGGATGACTCCGTGTTTGCCCACGACCTGCTGCCCCCGGCCCCACCCAGCAGTGGGGGCTCGCGGACGTGA